The following proteins are encoded in a genomic region of Saccharopolyspora antimicrobica:
- a CDS encoding site-specific integrase: protein MGRPRLELGTAGEIRCYQLAPKKWRARTLYRDYDGVVRPVERVGSSKEGAKAILKKALRDRARAAGGDENEVTASTTVGEAAAIWLKELDESDKAVRTKQTYRDSWTRDLETAVSGLAGLEVKVALATRVLRKIHKDAGPGSAHHAKVVLRGVMGVFVRHDVIESNPIAEVVLPQAGKKAKAAAKRERMKLEKSELAGLRAHLRADKKAVRRDLPELIDGYSALGCRTGELLALDWTKVDFEAGTIAIEGTVIRVKGVGLIVQPHTKSEAGMRTVMPPKWYMDLLKRRHAESTSQWVYPSSTGTLRDPDNTRRQLREAVHKSDWEGLHPYAFRHLVATELDAQGLSAREIADYLGHENPSMTQDVYMNRGLANSATAEALADTEPDD from the coding sequence ATGGGAAGGCCTCGGCTTGAGCTGGGTACGGCTGGCGAGATCCGTTGCTATCAGCTGGCGCCGAAGAAGTGGCGTGCGCGGACCCTGTATCGCGACTACGACGGGGTGGTTCGCCCGGTCGAGAGGGTCGGCTCGAGCAAGGAAGGCGCGAAGGCCATCTTGAAGAAGGCCTTGCGCGATCGGGCACGGGCAGCCGGAGGAGACGAGAACGAGGTCACCGCGTCCACAACAGTGGGAGAAGCGGCTGCCATCTGGCTCAAGGAACTCGACGAGTCGGATAAGGCGGTGCGGACGAAACAGACCTACCGGGATAGCTGGACCCGCGACTTGGAGACGGCTGTGAGTGGCCTGGCAGGTCTGGAAGTCAAGGTGGCTTTGGCTACCCGGGTGCTCCGCAAGATCCATAAGGATGCCGGTCCCGGGAGCGCACACCATGCCAAGGTCGTGCTTCGAGGGGTCATGGGCGTGTTCGTACGGCACGACGTGATCGAGTCCAACCCGATCGCTGAGGTGGTCCTCCCGCAGGCCGGCAAGAAGGCGAAGGCGGCGGCCAAGCGGGAACGGATGAAGTTGGAGAAGTCCGAGCTGGCTGGACTCCGGGCACACCTGCGCGCCGACAAGAAGGCTGTTCGCCGAGACCTGCCGGAGTTGATCGACGGCTATTCGGCTCTGGGATGCAGAACCGGGGAGCTGCTGGCGCTCGACTGGACGAAGGTCGACTTTGAGGCGGGCACGATCGCGATCGAGGGCACCGTCATCCGGGTCAAGGGCGTCGGGCTGATCGTTCAGCCCCACACCAAGTCGGAGGCGGGGATGCGGACGGTCATGCCCCCGAAGTGGTACATGGACCTGCTCAAGCGCCGTCACGCCGAGTCGACGTCGCAGTGGGTGTACCCGTCGTCGACAGGGACGCTGCGGGATCCGGACAACACTCGCCGCCAGCTGCGGGAGGCGGTGCACAAGTCGGACTGGGAAGGGCTGCACCCGTACGCCTTCCGGCACCTGGTCGCCACGGAGCTGGACGCGCAGGGGCTGAGCGCTCGTGAGATCGCCGACTACCTCGGGCACGAGAACCCGAGCATGACGCAGGACGTGTACATGAACCGGGGCTTGGCCAACAGTGCGACGGCTGAAGCGCTGGCAGACACGGAACCGGACGACTGA
- a CDS encoding HAD family hydrolase: MTTPRQIVSSSRAVLLDFDGPVCAVFGGLPDHQVAAELRAFFESALPDAVDESRDPFDVLKYAVATGSHPTAVERRLTELETRAVTMAPETAGVADVLDTLAQQAVPVVIVSNNSAAAVEAYLQEHDLASKVAGVSARESADVDKLKPQPYLLLQAASFLGLRPDDCVMIGDSATDIEAARSVGAASVGYANKPGKRAKLLRCEPTAVIDRMAELI, from the coding sequence ATGACCACGCCCCGGCAGATCGTCTCCAGCAGTCGCGCCGTACTACTGGATTTTGATGGGCCTGTCTGCGCAGTCTTCGGCGGCCTGCCAGACCACCAGGTCGCCGCAGAGCTGCGTGCCTTCTTCGAGAGCGCTTTGCCGGATGCGGTGGACGAGAGCCGTGATCCCTTCGATGTCCTGAAGTACGCAGTCGCTACGGGCAGCCATCCAACCGCTGTAGAGCGGCGGCTCACCGAGCTGGAGACCCGTGCTGTGACCATGGCCCCTGAGACGGCAGGTGTAGCTGACGTCCTCGACACCCTCGCGCAGCAGGCGGTCCCGGTGGTCATCGTGTCGAACAACTCCGCGGCTGCCGTAGAGGCCTACCTCCAGGAGCATGACCTGGCGAGCAAGGTTGCAGGCGTATCGGCACGCGAGAGCGCCGACGTGGACAAGCTCAAGCCGCAGCCCTATCTCCTGCTGCAAGCGGCGAGCTTTCTTGGCCTTCGGCCCGACGACTGCGTGATGATCGGCGACTCAGCCACTGACATCGAGGCTGCGCGGAGTGTCGGTGCGGCGAGTGTCGGCTACGCGAACAAGCCAGGGAAGCGGGCGAAACTTCTGAGGTGCGAGCCGACTGCTGTCATCGATCGGATGGCAGAACTGATCTAG
- a CDS encoding GGDEF domain-containing protein, whose translation MLAKIALGVTSMTSVAAGTCAYRLFRQSRTDPLTGLGNRAALVAGFNRAMKRGRGLVGVAIGDMNGFKAFNDVHGHRFGDQILIAVAAKLRDTAHRGEIPIRLHGDEFAVLLRRVETPEQAEHRVREFQAAVATITELDGQPVEVGISLGVMTAPKSRAQLSALLASADDRMYADKHTSRQHTARAAVAA comes from the coding sequence ATGTTGGCAAAGATCGCGCTGGGTGTCACCAGCATGACGAGCGTGGCGGCCGGAACCTGCGCATACCGGCTGTTCCGGCAGTCCCGAACCGACCCGCTGACCGGGCTCGGCAACCGGGCGGCCCTGGTGGCCGGGTTCAACCGCGCGATGAAGCGGGGCCGGGGCCTGGTCGGCGTCGCGATCGGCGACATGAACGGCTTCAAGGCCTTCAACGACGTCCACGGGCACCGCTTCGGCGACCAGATCCTGATCGCCGTCGCCGCGAAACTGCGGGACACCGCCCACCGCGGCGAGATCCCCATCCGGCTGCACGGCGACGAGTTCGCGGTGCTCCTGCGCCGCGTGGAGACCCCGGAGCAGGCCGAACACCGGGTGCGGGAGTTCCAAGCCGCGGTGGCCACGATCACCGAGCTCGACGGGCAGCCGGTCGAGGTGGGGATCTCGCTGGGCGTGATGACCGCTCCGAAGTCCAGGGCGCAGCTTTCCGCGCTGCTGGCCTCGGCCGATGACCGCATGTACGCCGACAAGCACACCAGTCGCCAGCACACCGCCCGCGCGGCCGTGGCGGCCTGA
- a CDS encoding ArsR/SmtB family transcription factor: MAARHPERDQIRLEEVLSALGNPIRLNIARILGTQGERACGAVGTQLDTEMSKSTLTHHWRVLRDAGVIWQRPEGRENLLSLRWEDLNALYPGLLDSILGSAARQAAS, translated from the coding sequence ATGGCTGCACGGCATCCGGAACGCGACCAGATCCGGCTGGAAGAGGTGCTCTCCGCCCTGGGGAACCCGATCCGGCTGAACATCGCGCGCATCCTCGGCACCCAGGGCGAGCGCGCCTGCGGCGCCGTGGGAACCCAGCTCGACACCGAGATGTCGAAGTCGACGCTGACCCACCACTGGCGGGTGCTCCGCGACGCGGGCGTCATCTGGCAGCGCCCCGAGGGCCGGGAGAACCTGCTCTCACTGCGGTGGGAGGACCTCAACGCCCTCTACCCGGGCCTGCTCGACTCGATCCTCGGCAGCGCCGCACGACAGGCGGCCTCGTAG
- a CDS encoding FtsK/SpoIIIE domain-containing protein: MGNTLVGAENTSPIRWGIRQVASHPRSSGSAAVGSAAVFWFGLNTMLWAVGIAVLAGVSWRLLDRPTFDRFAGRLLRAWWRRWWTYQRQWLRIMTACNLTTTDHKGNTLMPRVTRVKSTWSWDTVTVRMAKGQEPEDFEKVINRLANAFRARSTNVRLVKPGKLALDFQRCEPFDEMVIPLPALAESTTAVDLRRLPVGFDEYGREFTLNLLERDLHVLLGGATGAGKGSWLWSLLRSLAPLIRAGLVRLWVIDPKGGQEFGMGREMFHAFADNDEDGLTLMKAYVKTLDKRKLELGRAGVRTFTPSRQTPLELLICDELAAMTSYGGKAVTVPFEPLISKGLTQYRSVGGRIIAATQEPTKEHVPMRGLFPTKIALRLDSASYVDMCLGEGMRDMGAFADKIPEILAGVAYAKRDGKREPLRVRAPYSSDTDIAELVAFCTALGTVTELRTETNPAGEPERDVPADVYSFDFEAHEVEDEDDESGDEDDEIEFIDADEIEDDEDIA; this comes from the coding sequence ATGGGGAACACGTTGGTGGGCGCGGAGAACACCTCCCCGATCCGGTGGGGCATCCGGCAGGTGGCCAGTCACCCCCGGTCGTCGGGGTCGGCGGCGGTGGGCTCGGCGGCGGTGTTCTGGTTCGGGCTGAACACGATGCTGTGGGCCGTGGGCATCGCGGTCCTGGCCGGGGTGTCGTGGCGGCTGCTGGACCGGCCGACCTTCGACCGTTTCGCCGGTCGCCTGCTGCGGGCGTGGTGGAGACGCTGGTGGACCTACCAGCGGCAATGGCTGCGGATCATGACCGCCTGCAACCTGACCACCACCGACCACAAGGGCAACACGCTCATGCCGCGCGTGACGCGGGTGAAAAGCACATGGTCGTGGGACACGGTGACCGTTCGGATGGCCAAGGGCCAGGAACCGGAGGACTTCGAGAAAGTGATCAACAGGCTGGCGAACGCGTTCCGGGCGCGCTCGACCAACGTACGGCTGGTCAAGCCGGGCAAGCTCGCGCTGGATTTCCAGAGGTGCGAACCGTTCGACGAGATGGTGATCCCGCTCCCGGCACTGGCCGAGTCCACGACCGCAGTTGATCTGCGGCGGCTGCCGGTGGGCTTCGATGAGTACGGCCGGGAGTTCACGCTGAACCTGCTGGAGCGGGACCTCCATGTCCTGCTGGGTGGGGCGACGGGTGCGGGGAAGGGCTCGTGGCTGTGGTCGCTGCTGCGGTCGCTGGCACCGCTGATCCGCGCCGGGCTGGTGCGGCTGTGGGTGATCGACCCCAAGGGCGGCCAGGAGTTCGGCATGGGCCGGGAGATGTTCCACGCCTTCGCCGACAACGACGAAGACGGCCTGACGCTGATGAAGGCCTACGTCAAGACCCTCGACAAGCGGAAGCTGGAGCTGGGCCGGGCTGGGGTGCGGACATTCACCCCGTCGCGCCAGACGCCGCTGGAGCTGCTGATCTGCGATGAGCTGGCCGCGATGACCTCCTACGGGGGCAAGGCGGTCACGGTCCCGTTCGAGCCGCTGATCTCCAAGGGCCTGACCCAGTACCGCTCGGTCGGCGGCCGGATCATCGCCGCAACGCAGGAACCGACCAAAGAACACGTCCCGATGCGCGGGCTGTTCCCCACCAAGATCGCCCTGCGGCTGGACTCGGCGTCGTATGTGGACATGTGCCTGGGCGAGGGCATGCGGGACATGGGCGCCTTCGCCGACAAGATCCCCGAAATCCTCGCCGGTGTCGCCTACGCCAAGCGCGACGGCAAGCGGGAACCCCTCCGAGTCCGCGCCCCCTACAGCAGCGACACCGATATCGCCGAGCTCGTGGCGTTCTGCACCGCACTGGGAACCGTCACCGAGCTCCGCACCGAGACCAACCCGGCCGGGGAGCCGGAGCGCGACGTGCCGGCCGACGTCTACAGCTTCGACTTCGAAGCACACGAGGTCGAAGACGAAGACGACGAGAGCGGCGACGAAGACGACGAGATCGAGTTCATCGACGCCGACGAGATCGAGGACGACGAAGACATCGCCTGA
- a CDS encoding MFS transporter translates to MSSLSAVPLSGRRLGWSLVLLALAQLIFSLDLNIVFVALPEIGSGLGFSDQTLQWVVGAYAVFAGGFLLFGGRAADLFGRRRMFVLALALYAVSSLAGGLAANPETIIIARAVQGIGGALLLPSTLSLVNTLFEEGPKRNKALAVWGGAGASGLTAGALLGGVLTQAFGWPAVFFVNVPLAGIVAIAALVVIPRDARQEEKRRFDVLGALTVTAGATLLVYALVNGPETGWTSPSIIVTSALAIALLLVFGLVEARSRDPLMPLRLFTNRSLVVGVSTTFIYMGTFGALPYFQTTLFQNVHGFSALQTGLAFLVPSVSIATGTQLGGRITTRLGVRATLSTGFAIGIVGTALMALGFDAESSYAVAVPGLIVSGVGQGIVWTAMFITASSGVAPQEQGVANGMATTTLNLGYAIGLAVLIAIANSGNAELQGDQLRAAAANGGFTAVLLASAGMVAGLLITLIHPRRTPAPDVRAEPASAVR, encoded by the coding sequence GTGTCGTCGCTATCGGCTGTACCGCTCTCGGGGCGGCGCCTGGGCTGGAGCCTCGTCCTGCTCGCCCTCGCCCAGTTGATCTTTTCGCTGGACCTGAACATCGTTTTCGTAGCGCTGCCGGAGATCGGTTCCGGCCTGGGCTTCTCGGACCAGACCCTGCAGTGGGTGGTCGGGGCTTACGCCGTGTTCGCGGGCGGGTTCCTGCTGTTCGGCGGCAGGGCCGCGGACCTGTTCGGGCGCAGGCGGATGTTCGTGCTCGCGCTGGCGCTGTACGCCGTGTCCTCGCTGGCCGGTGGCCTCGCCGCGAACCCGGAAACGATCATCATCGCCCGCGCCGTCCAGGGGATCGGCGGCGCGCTGCTGCTCCCGTCGACGCTGTCGCTGGTCAACACGCTGTTCGAGGAAGGGCCGAAGCGCAACAAGGCGCTAGCGGTCTGGGGCGGTGCGGGCGCTAGCGGCCTGACTGCGGGCGCACTGCTCGGTGGGGTCCTGACGCAGGCTTTCGGCTGGCCTGCGGTGTTCTTCGTCAACGTCCCGCTCGCCGGCATCGTCGCGATCGCGGCGTTGGTGGTGATTCCGCGGGATGCGCGGCAGGAGGAGAAGCGCCGGTTCGACGTGCTCGGTGCGCTCACCGTGACCGCGGGCGCGACGCTGCTGGTCTACGCCTTGGTCAACGGGCCGGAAACCGGATGGACCTCGCCGAGCATCATCGTGACCTCGGCGCTGGCGATCGCCCTGCTCCTCGTCTTCGGGCTCGTCGAAGCCCGGAGCCGCGACCCGTTGATGCCGCTTCGGTTGTTCACCAATCGCAGTCTCGTGGTCGGCGTCAGCACCACGTTCATCTACATGGGCACCTTCGGCGCCCTGCCGTACTTCCAGACGACGCTGTTCCAGAACGTGCACGGGTTCTCCGCGCTGCAAACCGGATTGGCGTTCCTGGTCCCGTCGGTGTCCATCGCCACCGGCACCCAGCTCGGCGGCCGCATCACCACTCGGCTGGGCGTCCGGGCGACGCTGTCGACCGGATTCGCCATCGGCATCGTCGGGACCGCGCTCATGGCCCTCGGCTTCGACGCGGAGAGCAGCTACGCGGTGGCGGTTCCCGGCCTGATCGTCTCCGGCGTCGGGCAGGGCATCGTCTGGACGGCCATGTTCATCACCGCTTCTTCAGGGGTGGCGCCGCAGGAGCAGGGAGTCGCCAACGGCATGGCGACCACCACGCTCAACCTCGGGTACGCGATCGGCCTGGCCGTCCTGATCGCGATCGCCAACTCCGGGAACGCGGAATTGCAGGGAGACCAGCTGCGCGCCGCGGCGGCCAACGGTGGCTTCACCGCGGTTCTGCTCGCCTCGGCTGGGATGGTCGCGGGCCTGCTGATCACCTTGATCCACCCGCGCCGGACGCCCGCGCCGGATGTCCGCGCGGAACCCGCGAGCGCTGTTCGGTGA
- a CDS encoding GntR family transcriptional regulator: MTELDPDDPRPPYQQVANSLRAAILTKKLMPGDKLASQSELAKRYGVARMTIQQALRILRDEGLVVSRQGSGVFVRERTERPVGLRPHLERAFEQPEVSIDFAGFSGETLHGALTEPLDKIRSGHVRPESIRVRLLVPDTEMPWTLPARVEDMQDSPAFRKRASGIMQRHTLAIVDAVNEMGRLGLVPDSKAELRVYPAVPLFKLYLINKSEAFFGYYPVREHVVQLDGEDTPIWDLMGKDATLFHHAAEPHEESLSALFIEQSQMWFDSIWTTVAREARR; encoded by the coding sequence ATGACGGAACTAGACCCCGACGACCCGCGCCCGCCGTACCAGCAGGTGGCCAACTCGCTCCGAGCGGCGATCCTGACGAAGAAGCTCATGCCGGGCGACAAGCTGGCGTCTCAGTCCGAGCTCGCAAAGCGCTACGGGGTCGCTCGCATGACCATCCAGCAGGCGCTGCGCATCCTCCGCGATGAGGGCCTTGTCGTCTCTCGGCAGGGGAGCGGCGTCTTCGTCCGAGAGCGGACTGAACGGCCCGTAGGCCTCCGGCCGCACCTTGAGCGCGCGTTCGAGCAGCCCGAGGTGTCGATCGACTTCGCCGGATTCTCGGGCGAGACGCTGCATGGCGCGTTGACCGAGCCCCTCGACAAGATCCGCAGCGGCCACGTCCGCCCGGAGTCGATCCGAGTCCGCCTTCTTGTTCCCGACACCGAGATGCCGTGGACCTTGCCGGCACGAGTCGAGGACATGCAGGACAGCCCCGCATTCCGAAAGCGGGCGAGCGGGATCATGCAGCGCCACACGCTCGCGATCGTCGACGCCGTCAACGAAATGGGCCGACTTGGCCTCGTGCCCGACTCCAAAGCCGAACTCCGCGTCTACCCTGCGGTCCCGCTGTTCAAGCTGTACCTGATCAACAAGTCCGAAGCGTTCTTCGGCTACTACCCGGTGCGGGAACACGTTGTTCAGCTCGACGGCGAAGACACGCCGATTTGGGATCTCATGGGCAAAGACGCGACCTTGTTCCATCACGCGGCCGAGCCGCACGAGGAGTCCTTGAGCGCCTTGTTCATCGAGCAGTCGCAAATGTGGTTCGACAGCATCTGGACGACCGTTGCCCGGGAAGCCCGGCGATGA
- a CDS encoding replication initiator — protein MVLPTLPDVDRIQRRIQAPDYRDWRAKVEDVYGCLHPVRLSGLWQLTDKTTGQVLTRPDGRPAQTSGHILSPCGNRRESVCPACSDRYAADAFQLMRAGLSGGSKGVPLEVADKPRLFVTLTAPSFGPVHNRRTTASGKLAPCRCGTYHHEHDPKIGQPTDPEAYDYTGHVLWQAHSGKLWNRFTQKLRRHLARAAGYTIREFGDHARLSYAKVAEFQRRGIIHFHAVIRLDGPDGATDTTPPWATAELLAAAVQAAHADTIVTTPAFGDGQVLELAWGEQVDIRPIRPAQAHRFEDEGGTISDDRIASYVAKYATKGTGKSEAADRPIRSRDQIELLRTTEHHKRIMRTAWDLGAPVACPDCHPGGEHQAGACPCAEIDHCATCNNGGQVPGPLAELNLRRWCHMLAFRGHFLSKSRVYSTTFKQLREDRQAWRFEQNLAELGVSADTVAVVNHWDMTSVGHRSDEERELAAAIAERTRQARKHRYATERKD, from the coding sequence ATGGTGTTGCCCACGCTCCCGGACGTCGACCGCATCCAGCGGCGCATCCAAGCCCCTGACTACCGTGACTGGCGCGCGAAGGTCGAAGACGTTTACGGCTGCCTGCACCCGGTCCGTCTCTCGGGCCTGTGGCAGCTCACCGACAAGACCACCGGCCAGGTTCTCACCCGCCCGGACGGCCGCCCGGCGCAGACCAGCGGGCACATCCTGTCCCCGTGCGGCAACCGCCGCGAATCGGTCTGCCCGGCCTGCTCCGACCGCTACGCCGCCGACGCCTTCCAACTCATGCGAGCGGGCCTGTCCGGTGGTTCCAAGGGCGTCCCGCTGGAGGTGGCCGACAAGCCACGGCTGTTCGTCACCCTCACCGCCCCCAGCTTCGGGCCGGTGCACAACCGCCGTACCACCGCCTCCGGGAAGCTCGCGCCGTGCCGCTGCGGCACCTACCACCACGAACACGACCCGAAGATCGGCCAGCCGACCGACCCGGAGGCCTACGACTACACCGGGCACGTGCTGTGGCAGGCGCACTCCGGGAAGCTGTGGAACCGCTTCACGCAGAAGCTCCGGCGGCACCTCGCCCGCGCGGCCGGGTACACGATCCGCGAGTTCGGCGACCACGCCCGGCTCTCCTACGCGAAGGTCGCGGAGTTCCAGCGGCGCGGGATCATCCACTTTCACGCCGTGATCCGCCTCGATGGCCCCGACGGGGCTACCGACACCACCCCGCCGTGGGCCACGGCCGAGCTCCTGGCTGCCGCCGTCCAGGCCGCGCACGCTGACACCATCGTCACCACTCCGGCCTTCGGGGACGGCCAGGTGCTCGAACTCGCCTGGGGCGAACAGGTCGACATCCGCCCGATCCGGCCCGCGCAGGCGCACCGGTTCGAAGACGAGGGCGGCACGATCAGCGATGACCGGATCGCCTCCTACGTGGCGAAGTACGCCACCAAGGGCACCGGCAAGTCCGAAGCCGCGGACCGCCCGATCCGCTCCCGCGACCAGATCGAACTGCTGCGCACCACCGAGCACCACAAGCGCATCATGCGTACCGCGTGGGACCTCGGTGCGCCGGTGGCCTGCCCGGACTGCCACCCCGGCGGTGAGCACCAGGCCGGCGCCTGCCCGTGCGCGGAGATCGATCACTGCGCCACCTGCAACAACGGCGGCCAGGTCCCCGGCCCGCTCGCTGAGCTCAACCTGCGGCGCTGGTGCCACATGCTCGCCTTCCGCGGGCACTTCCTGTCCAAGTCCCGCGTCTACTCGACGACGTTCAAGCAGCTCCGCGAGGACCGCCAGGCATGGCGCTTTGAGCAGAACCTCGCCGAGCTCGGCGTCTCCGCCGACACCGTCGCCGTGGTCAACCACTGGGACATGACCTCTGTCGGCCACCGCAGCGACGAAGAGCGCGAACTCGCCGCCGCCATCGCCGAGCGCACCCGCCAAGCACGCAAACACCGCTACGCCACCGAAAGGAAGGACTGA
- a CDS encoding helix-turn-helix transcriptional regulator: protein MIRNLWGPQDVSAYLGVPVGTLYQWRSKGYGPPGRKIGKYVRYKPDEVEQWFEAQAEGAV from the coding sequence ATGATCCGCAACCTGTGGGGCCCCCAGGACGTCTCGGCCTACCTTGGCGTCCCCGTCGGCACGCTCTACCAGTGGCGCAGCAAGGGCTACGGCCCGCCCGGCCGCAAGATCGGCAAGTACGTCCGCTACAAGCCCGACGAGGTCGAGCAGTGGTTCGAGGCGCAGGCCGAGGGGGCGGTCTGA